A single Atopobiaceae bacterium DNA region contains:
- the typA gene encoding translational GTPase TypA has product MRQENLRNIAIIAHVDHGKTTLVDKLLRATDAFRANQQVQDRVLDSNDQERERGITILAKNISIEYKDVKINVIDTPGHADFGGEVERVLKMADGALLLVDAFEGPMPQTRFVLRHAIDASLSIMLVVNKIDRPGANPKKAVNDSLDLMMDLGATDEQLEFTMEHVVFASAMNGYARLQPDDDNDDMFPLLDMIVSDMPAPDADPDGPLAMQCVTIDHSEYVGRIGIGRVYSGTIHTNDNILVVKNDGERAMAQVKQLFTFDYLGRKECDEVTAGDIGAVVGVDKTDIGDVYTDPENPVELDPIEIDPPTMAIVFESSTSPLVGRDGDIVGARQLKERLMLERENNVTMRIEELPDKTGVEVAGRGILHLSVLMEAMRREGFEFQVGRPRVLFKKDEHGNKLEPVEQAVVECPGEYSGKVIEVFGDAGGTMTNMEAGEQVTHIEFKIPTRGIMGLKNRILNVTHGEGVFYHTFLEYGPYAGDIGSRNNGAMISMSTEKAVAYALGTLQDRGTMFVGPGDECYEGMVVGERSKPGDMVVNVARTKSLGNQRSSTADIAVQLTPPRTFTLEEALEYIMDDELVEVTPKNVRLRKRVLGTTDRKKANVRAGLVNK; this is encoded by the coding sequence ATGCGCCAGGAGAACCTCAGGAACATCGCCATCATCGCCCACGTCGACCACGGCAAGACCACCCTCGTGGACAAGCTCCTGCGCGCGACAGACGCGTTCCGCGCGAACCAGCAGGTGCAGGACCGCGTGCTCGACTCGAACGACCAGGAGCGCGAGCGCGGCATCACCATCCTCGCCAAGAACATCTCCATCGAGTACAAGGACGTCAAGATCAACGTCATCGACACGCCGGGCCATGCCGACTTCGGTGGCGAGGTCGAGCGCGTGCTCAAGATGGCCGACGGTGCCCTGCTCCTCGTCGACGCCTTCGAGGGTCCCATGCCCCAGACGCGCTTCGTGCTGCGCCACGCCATCGACGCGAGCCTCTCCATCATGCTCGTCGTCAACAAGATCGACCGCCCCGGTGCCAACCCCAAGAAGGCCGTGAACGACTCCCTGGACCTCATGATGGACCTCGGTGCCACTGACGAGCAGCTCGAGTTCACCATGGAGCACGTCGTCTTCGCGAGCGCCATGAACGGCTACGCGCGTCTCCAGCCCGACGACGACAATGACGACATGTTCCCGCTGCTCGACATGATCGTCTCGGACATGCCAGCCCCTGACGCCGACCCGGACGGCCCCCTTGCCATGCAGTGCGTCACCATCGACCACTCGGAGTACGTGGGCCGCATCGGCATCGGGCGTGTCTACTCGGGCACCATCCACACCAACGACAACATCCTCGTGGTCAAGAATGACGGCGAGCGTGCGATGGCACAGGTCAAGCAGCTCTTCACCTTCGACTATCTGGGTCGCAAGGAGTGTGACGAGGTCACCGCTGGCGACATCGGTGCCGTGGTGGGTGTGGACAAGACCGACATCGGCGACGTCTACACAGACCCCGAGAACCCCGTCGAGCTCGACCCCATCGAGATCGACCCTCCCACGATGGCCATCGTCTTCGAGTCCTCGACGAGCCCGCTCGTCGGGCGTGACGGCGACATCGTAGGTGCCCGCCAGCTCAAGGAGCGCCTCATGCTCGAGCGCGAGAACAACGTCACGATGCGCATCGAGGAGCTTCCCGACAAGACCGGCGTCGAGGTTGCCGGCCGCGGCATCCTGCACCTCTCGGTCCTCATGGAGGCCATGCGCCGCGAGGGATTCGAGTTCCAGGTCGGTCGTCCTCGCGTGCTGTTCAAGAAGGACGAGCACGGCAACAAGCTCGAGCCCGTCGAGCAGGCCGTCGTCGAGTGCCCCGGCGAGTACTCGGGCAAGGTCATCGAGGTCTTCGGTGACGCAGGTGGCACCATGACCAACATGGAGGCCGGCGAGCAGGTCACCCACATCGAGTTCAAGATCCCGACGCGTGGCATCATGGGTCTCAAGAACCGCATCCTGAACGTCACCCACGGCGAGGGCGTCTTCTATCACACGTTCCTCGAGTACGGTCCCTATGCGGGTGACATCGGCTCGCGCAACAACGGTGCCATGATCTCGATGTCGACCGAGAAGGCCGTCGCCTATGCGCTCGGCACCCTGCAGGACCGCGGCACCATGTTCGTGGGTCCTGGCGACGAGTGCTACGAGGGCATGGTCGTGGGCGAGCGCTCCAAGCCCGGCGACATGGTCGTCAACGTCGCCCGCACCAAGAGCCTGGGCAACCAGCGCTCGAGCACCGCAGACATCGCCGTGCAGCTCACCCCCCCGCGCACGTTCACGCTCGAGGAGGCCCTCGAGTACATCATGGATGACGAGCTCGTCGAGGTCACACCCAAGAACGTCCGCCTCCGTAAGCGCGTGCTGGGCACCACCGACCGCAAGAAGGCCAACGTGCGTGCAGGACTGGTCAACAAGTAG
- a CDS encoding bifunctional nuclease family protein, with protein MDAERVPMDISSIIVGQGPIASLVVLKPHAGHVPEAAPRIQKAAIESRVDATVPGQPSAGEGAPATESPSPLPLDALPIRMGAVEATAIGMGVNEVGHRQRPMTHDLLLSLVASLGGTVRSVEIERVEGTVFYAHVDVESSTGAMTSVDARPSDALAIAVRTGSPIYASSAVIRTAGCPDFGAVKKDEQAREMAGFHDFVEHLSPEDFD; from the coding sequence ATGGATGCAGAACGTGTTCCCATGGACATCTCGTCCATCATCGTCGGGCAGGGCCCCATCGCCTCCCTCGTGGTGCTGAAGCCACATGCGGGGCACGTCCCCGAGGCTGCACCCCGCATACAGAAGGCCGCTATCGAGTCACGTGTCGATGCCACCGTCCCCGGCCAGCCATCCGCGGGCGAAGGTGCCCCTGCGACGGAGAGCCCCTCTCCCCTGCCACTCGACGCACTTCCCATCAGGATGGGTGCCGTCGAGGCCACGGCGATCGGCATGGGCGTGAACGAGGTCGGCCACAGGCAGCGCCCCATGACGCACGACCTGCTGCTCTCCTTGGTCGCAAGCCTCGGTGGGACCGTGAGGAGCGTCGAGATCGAGCGCGTGGAGGGTACCGTGTTCTATGCGCATGTCGACGTCGAGTCCTCGACGGGTGCCATGACCTCGGTCGATGCACGGCCCTCCGACGCACTTGCCATCGCTGTGCGCACGGGGTCACCCATCTACGCCTCGAGCGCGGTCATTCGCACGGCGGGCTGCCCTGACTTCGGTGCCGTCAAGAAGGACGAGCAGGCACGTGAGATGGCCGGCTTCCACGACTTCGTCGAGCACCTCTCCCCCGAGGACTTCGACTAG